A genome region from Chryseobacterium sp. G0186 includes the following:
- a CDS encoding DUF1684 domain-containing protein: protein MKKYILIFLLLPLLAFSQKMVSQEVMDVKKFQKDLDTEYLDPKTTPLRGDNFKNFKGHPFFPFELKYRVTAKFVKTKRAKPFELPTSSGKTKSYKEYGKATFELDGKLYTLTLYQSLDLIKQEKYKDYLFLPFRDATNEKETYGGGKYMDLKIPSGNTIVLDFNQSYQPFCAYNAYDYNCPIVPEENKLPVEIRAGVMYEDVYHH, encoded by the coding sequence ATGAAAAAATATATATTGATCTTCCTACTTCTTCCATTATTGGCGTTTTCTCAAAAAATGGTCTCTCAGGAAGTCATGGATGTGAAAAAATTTCAGAAAGATTTAGATACAGAATATCTGGATCCTAAGACGACCCCTTTACGTGGGGATAATTTTAAAAATTTTAAAGGACATCCGTTCTTTCCGTTTGAATTGAAGTATAGAGTGACTGCAAAATTTGTTAAAACCAAAAGAGCCAAGCCTTTTGAACTGCCTACTTCTTCCGGTAAAACAAAATCTTATAAGGAATATGGAAAGGCAACTTTTGAACTGGATGGGAAACTTTATACTTTGACCTTATATCAAAGCCTGGATTTAATCAAGCAAGAAAAATATAAAGACTATCTTTTTCTGCCATTCCGTGATGCTACCAATGAAAAGGAAACCTACGGCGGAGGAAAATATATGGATCTGAAAATTCCATCAGGAAATACTATTGTACTGGATTTTAATCAATCCTATCAACCTTTTTGCGCCTATAATGCATATGATTATAACTGCCCTATTGTTCCGGAAGAAAATAAACTTCCTGTAGAAATCCGTGCCGGGGTAATGTATGAAGATGTTTATCATCATTAA
- a CDS encoding GNAT family N-acetyltransferase, with protein MIRLAFFKEEELAKVSYSLDENQLRFTATAEQALENIKKRADNDAFPITILEDDIPVGFFVLDFGKDKFELTDNENAVLVRSLSVNPEIQGKGVGKIAMMQVDDFVKKNFKDCNEIVLAVNQQNDLAYHIYLKAGYIYDGKTRMGRSGPQYLMYKKL; from the coding sequence ATGATAAGGTTAGCCTTTTTTAAAGAAGAAGAGCTTGCGAAAGTAAGTTATAGCTTAGATGAAAACCAACTGCGTTTTACAGCGACGGCTGAGCAGGCTTTGGAGAATATCAAAAAAAGGGCGGATAATGATGCCTTTCCCATTACCATTTTGGAAGATGATATTCCTGTAGGATTTTTTGTGCTTGACTTTGGAAAAGATAAGTTTGAACTGACGGACAATGAAAATGCTGTTTTGGTAAGGTCTTTATCTGTAAACCCTGAAATTCAGGGTAAAGGAGTCGGAAAAATAGCCATGATGCAGGTAGATGATTTTGTAAAGAAAAATTTTAAGGATTGTAATGAAATTGTCTTGGCGGTCAACCAGCAAAATGACTTAGCCTATCATATTTACCTTAAAGCAGGATATATTTATGATGGAAAAACCAGAATGGGGCGAAGCGGACCTCAATATCTGATGTACAAAAAACTTTAA
- a CDS encoding 5'-nucleotidase C-terminal domain-containing protein: MKNKFLLLGIALATLTACKTASTPQLANVKVQKNISINNELKNDEEFVKFIEPYKQKLDKEMNQKISHTNVDLTKQGDNSNLGNLLADYTLDGGDAWTKIHIKQNVDAALINIGGIRTTIGKGDITLKNLFEVMPFENELIIVKMKGADLPGLFEYYAKTQVNNPVSHLYIETKNGQLTQSLINGKTIDPNRDYYIATSDYLALGGDNMKFFGKGESIPTGVKLRDLYIEYFKKNPEIIPATDVRLNFIGKQ, translated from the coding sequence ATGAAAAATAAATTCTTGTTACTAGGAATTGCTCTGGCAACGCTTACAGCATGCAAAACGGCTTCTACGCCGCAGCTTGCCAATGTAAAGGTCCAGAAAAATATTTCTATTAATAATGAGCTAAAGAATGATGAGGAGTTTGTAAAATTTATTGAGCCTTATAAGCAAAAACTGGATAAAGAAATGAACCAGAAGATCTCACATACCAATGTAGATCTTACCAAGCAGGGCGATAACAGCAATCTGGGTAATCTTTTAGCCGATTATACGCTTGATGGCGGTGATGCATGGACAAAAATCCACATAAAGCAAAATGTAGATGCAGCCTTGATCAATATTGGGGGGATTCGTACGACCATCGGAAAAGGAGATATTACATTGAAAAATCTTTTTGAGGTAATGCCTTTTGAAAATGAACTGATCATTGTAAAAATGAAAGGTGCAGATTTACCAGGACTTTTTGAATATTACGCAAAGACACAGGTAAACAATCCTGTCTCCCATTTATATATTGAAACTAAAAACGGGCAGCTAACTCAATCTTTAATTAACGGAAAGACAATAGATCCAAACAGGGATTATTATATTGCGACTTCAGACTATCTTGCATTGGGCGGTGATAATATGAAATTCTTTGGAAAAGGAGAATCAATTCCTACAGGGGTTAAACTTAGGGATTTATATATTGAATATTTCAAGAAAAACCCTGAAATTATTCCTGCAACAGATGTTCGTTTAAATTTTATCGGTAAACAGTAA
- a CDS encoding MGH1-like glycoside hydrolase domain-containing protein, with the protein MSEKQRVSDVSWKKWGPYVSNREWGLVREDYSENGDAWNYTSHDTAEAKTYRWWGEEGLCGICDDLQKLVFSVGFWNKKDKMVKERFFGLTNGQGNHGEDVKEYFYYLDSTPTHSYMKMLYKYPQNAFPYDDLVITNAERNKNEPEYELIDTGILDHNEYFDIFIEYAKESQNDILVRLTIVNKAEKEASLVILPTAWFRNTWNWGYDDYQPQLYAEEANHIKVNHQDLDMKNIYARQSLKTLFCNNETNNERLYQASNESKYCKDGINNFITTGNSQSINPKDTGTKASFFIDEDFKAKESKIFEFRISDKELKDPFRDFNTIFDLRYQEADEFYIEIQKGIESEDEKLIQRQAFAGMLWNKMFYHYNVEKWLKGDPAEVAPPKSREKIRNYDWKHLNNEHIISMPDKWEYPWYATWDLAFHTISFSLIDPDFAKHQLKLFLFEWYMHPNGQLPAYEWNFSDVNPPVHAWAVFRVFKIDEYLKEKPDLEFLESAFQKLLMNFTWWVNKKDINGNNIFEGGFLGLDNIGVFDRNSTLPNGEQLEQSDGTSWMAMFALNMMRIALELALYNKVYEEMAVKFFEHFLSIAHSLDNMGDENFSLWDEEDEFFYDAIASSDGTHMYLRLRTIVGLIPMFAVEVIDDEMIENLPNFKKRMEWVLDNKPELAALVSRWEVKGQDSKHLLSLLRGHRLKRLLKRMLDPDEFLSDYGVRALSREYEQSPYTLSLNEIDYSVKYTPAESDSGLFGGNSNWRGPVWFPINFLIIDSLQRFFFYYSPDFLVEYPTGSGTYANLDQIADALNKRLAKIFLKDEYGKRPVHGQYERFQTDPDFRDYILFYEYFHGDNGRGVGASHQTGWTGLIAKILQPRLSKKEIAESETEMPEDIEKTKE; encoded by the coding sequence ATGTCAGAAAAACAAAGAGTTTCAGATGTTTCATGGAAAAAATGGGGACCCTATGTCAGCAATCGTGAATGGGGGCTTGTTCGTGAGGATTATAGTGAAAATGGGGATGCGTGGAACTATACCAGTCATGATACGGCAGAAGCCAAAACCTACAGATGGTGGGGTGAGGAGGGTCTCTGCGGAATCTGTGATGATCTTCAAAAACTTGTATTCTCAGTTGGATTCTGGAATAAAAAGGATAAAATGGTCAAAGAGCGGTTCTTTGGCCTTACCAACGGACAGGGAAATCATGGGGAAGATGTAAAGGAATATTTTTATTATCTGGATTCTACACCTACCCATTCCTATATGAAGATGCTCTATAAGTATCCTCAAAATGCTTTTCCCTACGATGATTTGGTTATAACAAATGCAGAAAGAAACAAGAATGAGCCAGAGTATGAATTAATTGACACCGGAATTCTTGACCACAATGAATACTTTGATATTTTTATTGAATATGCCAAGGAAAGTCAGAATGATATATTAGTCAGATTAACCATTGTCAATAAGGCTGAAAAAGAAGCTTCTCTTGTAATTTTACCAACTGCCTGGTTCAGAAACACCTGGAATTGGGGCTATGATGATTATCAACCTCAGCTCTATGCTGAAGAAGCCAATCATATCAAGGTGAATCATCAGGACCTTGATATGAAGAATATTTATGCAAGACAGTCTTTAAAAACACTGTTTTGTAATAATGAAACAAATAATGAAAGGCTTTACCAGGCATCCAATGAATCAAAATATTGTAAGGATGGGATCAATAACTTTATCACAACCGGAAACTCTCAGTCAATTAATCCAAAAGATACAGGGACAAAGGCTTCGTTTTTTATTGATGAAGATTTTAAAGCGAAAGAATCTAAAATATTTGAGTTCAGAATTTCAGATAAAGAGTTAAAGGATCCTTTCCGCGATTTTAATACTATTTTCGATCTTAGATATCAGGAAGCAGATGAATTTTATATCGAAATTCAAAAAGGAATTGAGTCAGAAGATGAAAAGCTGATTCAGCGACAGGCATTTGCAGGAATGCTTTGGAACAAAATGTTTTATCATTACAATGTTGAAAAGTGGCTGAAAGGTGATCCTGCCGAGGTAGCACCACCTAAGTCCCGTGAAAAAATAAGAAATTATGACTGGAAGCACCTCAACAACGAGCACATTATTTCCATGCCTGATAAATGGGAGTATCCATGGTATGCAACATGGGATCTGGCCTTCCATACCATCAGTTTTTCATTGATAGATCCTGATTTTGCCAAGCATCAGCTAAAGCTTTTTCTGTTTGAATGGTATATGCATCCCAATGGGCAGCTTCCTGCTTATGAATGGAACTTTAGTGATGTAAATCCTCCGGTCCATGCATGGGCCGTTTTCAGAGTCTTTAAAATTGATGAATACCTAAAGGAAAAACCCGATCTGGAATTTTTGGAGAGTGCTTTTCAGAAGCTATTGATGAATTTTACCTGGTGGGTGAACAAAAAAGACATCAATGGAAATAATATTTTTGAGGGTGGCTTTTTGGGACTTGATAATATTGGTGTTTTTGACCGGAATTCTACTCTTCCGAATGGAGAGCAACTGGAGCAATCGGATGGTACCAGCTGGATGGCGATGTTTGCTCTCAATATGATGAGAATTGCACTGGAGTTGGCTTTATACAACAAAGTATATGAAGAAATGGCGGTGAAGTTTTTTGAGCATTTTCTATCAATTGCCCATTCATTGGATAATATGGGGGATGAGAATTTCAGTCTTTGGGATGAAGAAGATGAGTTCTTTTATGATGCCATTGCTTCGAGTGACGGAACCCATATGTATTTAAGATTAAGAACCATTGTAGGATTGATCCCGATGTTTGCCGTTGAGGTCATAGATGATGAAATGATTGAAAACTTACCCAATTTTAAGAAAAGAATGGAGTGGGTATTGGATAATAAGCCTGAATTGGCCGCTTTGGTTTCACGATGGGAAGTAAAAGGACAGGATTCTAAGCACTTGCTATCACTGCTTCGGGGGCATAGGCTGAAAAGATTGTTGAAAAGGATGTTGGATCCTGATGAATTTTTAAGCGATTACGGAGTAAGGGCTCTTTCCAGGGAATATGAACAAAGCCCGTATACCTTAAGTCTTAACGAAATTGACTATAGTGTAAAATATACTCCAGCAGAAAGTGACAGCGGTCTTTTTGGTGGAAACAGCAATTGGCGTGGTCCGGTTTGGTTCCCTATTAATTTTCTGATTATTGACAGTTTGCAACGATTTTTCTTTTATTACAGCCCGGATTTTTTGGTTGAATATCCTACCGGAAGTGGAACTTATGCCAATCTGGATCAGATAGCAGACGCTTTAAATAAAAGACTTGCAAAGATTTTTCTAAAGGATGAATATGGAAAACGTCCTGTACATGGACAGTATGAAAGATTTCAAACTGATCCTGACTTTAGGGACTATATCTTATTCTATGAGTATTTCCATGGTGATAATGGCCGTGGAGTAGGAGCCTCTCATCAAACAGGCTGGACAGGTCTCATTGCAAAGATTCTACAACCAAGACTCTCTAAGAAAGAAATTGCTGAATCGGAAACTGAGATGCCGGAAGATATTGAAAAGACCAAAGAATAA
- a CDS encoding bifunctional metallophosphatase/5'-nucleotidase — MDRKSFLKAIGGGSLAVALAPNMMMAEELKILDLKSSNKLTILHTNDQHSRIEPFDASYTKNPNQGGFARRASLIQQIRNQESNVLLLDSGDIFQGTPYFNFFGGELEFKLMSMMKYDASTMGNHDFDNGLEGFSKVLPNAKFPFICSNYDFKNTILDGKTSPYKIFNKNGIKVGIFGVGIQLDGLVGKKQYGETVYSNPIDVAQHYSSFLKNDQKCDLVICLSHIGYDYKDEPNKISDKILAASTENIDIILGGHTHTFLPEPQTFTNRQGKNVLVNQVGWAGLLLGRIDFYFDTNKNVKHISWNNQAIDSSIIA; from the coding sequence ATGGATAGAAAAAGTTTTTTAAAAGCAATAGGTGGTGGATCTTTAGCAGTGGCTTTAGCTCCCAATATGATGATGGCGGAAGAATTAAAAATTCTTGACTTAAAGTCTTCCAATAAACTGACCATCCTCCATACCAATGATCAACATAGCAGAATAGAGCCTTTTGATGCAAGCTATACAAAGAATCCTAACCAGGGAGGTTTTGCAAGAAGGGCAAGCTTAATTCAGCAAATCAGAAATCAGGAAAGTAATGTATTACTTCTTGATTCAGGGGATATTTTCCAAGGAACTCCTTATTTTAATTTCTTTGGCGGAGAGCTGGAATTTAAACTCATGTCCATGATGAAGTATGATGCTTCTACCATGGGAAATCATGATTTTGACAATGGCCTTGAGGGATTTTCAAAGGTTCTTCCTAATGCAAAGTTCCCTTTTATCTGCTCCAACTATGATTTTAAAAACACCATTTTGGACGGCAAAACATCTCCTTATAAGATTTTCAACAAAAATGGAATAAAAGTAGGAATCTTCGGTGTAGGAATTCAACTGGATGGGCTTGTAGGCAAAAAGCAATATGGGGAAACCGTTTATTCTAACCCTATTGATGTAGCACAGCATTATTCAAGCTTTTTGAAAAATGACCAAAAATGTGATCTTGTCATTTGTCTGTCACATATTGGATATGATTATAAGGATGAACCTAATAAGATAAGTGACAAAATTTTAGCGGCCAGCACAGAAAATATTGATATCATTCTGGGTGGGCATACTCATACATTCTTACCGGAACCTCAAACATTCACCAATAGACAGGGCAAAAATGTACTTGTCAATCAGGTGGGTTGGGCAGGACTTCTTTTGGGTAGAATAGATTTTTATTTTGATACAAACAAAAACGTAAAGCATATCTCCTGGAACAACCAGGCAATTGACAGCAGCATAATAGCATAA
- the recO gene encoding DNA repair protein RecO: MNSQNGFLLSFIKYGENDAVLHCFTEEDGFQTYFLKGIYSKKNKKKALLQPLNKLNFCINPTKGNGISSISKFELMKGHDIDSDIKANTVIFFISDFLNQILKYENKNPNIFLSIERFINELESKNYQSHLLFLLVILKVQGVAPLIREGNFLDPETGTFSSNPCHQLFSEEISMIWKTALSAEDFYATKIHSSLRKDFLDSLLVYYHYHITDFRNPISLEVIQQIFE; encoded by the coding sequence ATGAATTCACAAAACGGATTTCTACTTTCATTCATCAAATATGGAGAAAATGATGCTGTTCTGCATTGTTTTACAGAAGAGGATGGTTTTCAAACTTATTTTCTGAAAGGAATTTATTCCAAAAAAAATAAAAAGAAAGCCCTCCTACAGCCATTGAATAAACTTAATTTCTGCATCAATCCTACCAAGGGAAATGGTATTTCGTCTATTTCAAAATTTGAATTGATGAAAGGCCACGATATTGATTCAGATATAAAAGCCAATACCGTCATATTTTTTATTTCAGACTTCCTGAACCAGATCCTTAAGTATGAAAATAAAAACCCCAATATTTTTCTTAGTATTGAAAGGTTTATTAACGAATTGGAAAGCAAAAACTATCAGTCACACTTGCTTTTTTTACTCGTTATACTGAAAGTTCAGGGAGTTGCCCCTCTCATCAGGGAAGGAAACTTTCTGGATCCTGAAACCGGAACTTTTTCCTCGAACCCTTGCCATCAGTTATTTAGTGAAGAAATCTCCATGATATGGAAAACTGCGCTTTCTGCTGAGGATTTCTATGCCACAAAGATCCACTCTTCCTTAAGAAAGGACTTTCTGGATAGTCTCTTGGTATATTACCATTATCATATTACGGATTTTAGAAACCCCATATCATTGGAGGTGATACAGCAGATATTTGAATAA
- the dapA gene encoding 4-hydroxy-tetrahydrodipicolinate synthase yields MSILKGVGVALVTPFNEDLSVDFDSLTKLVEYNIDNGTNYLVVLGTTAEAATLSDDEKKQVIEHIIKVNNKRLPLVLGIGGNNTLEVKKQIEETDLSAFEAVLSVSPYYNKPNQEGLYQHYKVLASTGKKIIIYNVPSRTGQNIDADTTIRLAKEFPNLFMIKEAAPNILQYFDILRKKPEGFALVSGDDEYTLPVTLAGGNGVISVIGQGYPKEFSTMVQLALDGKVKEAYEIHNKLVDITRLIFAEGNPCGIKVILAEMGIIKNYLRLPLVPASEGLYAKIKAEMATI; encoded by the coding sequence ATGAGCATTTTAAAAGGAGTAGGTGTTGCATTGGTAACACCCTTTAATGAAGATTTATCCGTTGATTTTGACAGTTTAACAAAACTTGTTGAATATAACATTGATAACGGAACCAATTATTTGGTAGTATTGGGAACTACGGCTGAGGCCGCAACGCTTTCTGATGATGAGAAGAAACAGGTAATTGAGCATATCATTAAGGTGAATAATAAACGTCTTCCCCTGGTTTTGGGAATAGGCGGTAACAATACTCTTGAGGTCAAGAAACAGATTGAAGAAACAGATCTTTCTGCATTTGAAGCAGTACTTTCTGTATCTCCTTACTACAATAAGCCTAATCAGGAAGGTCTTTACCAACACTACAAAGTTTTGGCTTCCACAGGAAAAAAGATCATCATATACAATGTACCTTCAAGAACAGGGCAGAATATTGATGCAGATACTACAATCCGTCTTGCAAAAGAATTCCCGAATCTGTTTATGATTAAGGAAGCTGCTCCAAATATCCTTCAGTATTTTGATATCCTTAGAAAGAAGCCTGAAGGGTTTGCCCTGGTTTCCGGAGATGATGAATATACGCTTCCGGTAACATTGGCTGGTGGAAACGGAGTAATTTCTGTAATCGGACAAGGGTATCCGAAAGAGTTTTCCACCATGGTACAGCTGGCATTGGATGGAAAAGTAAAAGAAGCCTATGAGATCCACAATAAATTGGTTGATATTACCCGTCTGATTTTTGCAGAAGGGAATCCTTGTGGGATTAAAGTGATATTAGCTGAAATGGGGATCATTAAAAATTATTTAAGACTTCCTTTAGTTCCTGCTTCAGAGGGACTTTATGCTAAGATTAAGGCTGAAATGGCAACGATCTAG
- a CDS encoding GNAT family N-acetyltransferase: protein MKFIKATVENIPLIQELARRSWEKAYAEILSKDQMEYMLSEMYSRTEIETQLQNPNYRYYLILDEENNSYDGFIGYEFNYELKTTKLHRIYLIPESKGKGLGKKALQFLNEKVSENGNERIILNVNKHNDARNFYESQGYRVYDEGVFDIGNGFVMDDYLMEFLIHN, encoded by the coding sequence ATGAAATTTATAAAAGCTACAGTGGAGAATATCCCTTTGATTCAGGAACTGGCGCGTAGATCCTGGGAAAAAGCCTATGCAGAAATACTTTCAAAAGATCAGATGGAGTATATGCTTTCCGAAATGTATTCCAGGACTGAAATTGAGACCCAACTTCAGAACCCCAATTACAGGTATTACCTGATTTTGGATGAAGAGAATAATTCATACGATGGATTTATTGGCTATGAGTTCAATTATGAGCTCAAGACCACGAAATTACACCGCATTTACCTGATTCCTGAAAGCAAAGGAAAAGGGTTGGGAAAAAAAGCCCTTCAGTTTTTAAATGAAAAAGTTTCTGAAAATGGTAACGAAAGAATTATCCTGAATGTTAATAAGCATAATGACGCCAGAAACTTCTATGAGTCCCAAGGATACAGGGTTTATGACGAGGGTGTTTTTGATATTGGTAATGGTTTTGTAATGGATGATTACTTAATGGAATTTCTAATTCACAACTGA
- a CDS encoding helix-turn-helix domain-containing protein, with protein sequence MKMYVKFDFNALCKKVLDEKLKEHGLKYRLLNFGEVEFYEPFTQEQHNLFKKNLGDYGIEIIESQKTALVQKIKDAIVELVFSDEIIPVKASIYISEKLNHSYGYLSNLFSEVAYTSIENFVILQKIEHAKALIIRNKQSLTEIAHKLNYSSVAHLSTQFKNTTGITPSQFQKIIGKRRRAQSVETNPKMQYE encoded by the coding sequence ATGAAAATGTATGTTAAATTTGATTTCAATGCCCTTTGTAAAAAGGTGTTGGATGAAAAGCTGAAAGAGCATGGGTTGAAATACCGCTTGCTGAATTTCGGTGAGGTAGAGTTCTATGAACCCTTTACACAAGAACAACATAATCTATTTAAGAAAAATCTTGGAGATTATGGGATTGAAATCATTGAAAGCCAAAAAACAGCTTTAGTACAGAAAATAAAAGATGCCATTGTAGAACTTGTCTTTTCTGATGAGATCATTCCGGTAAAAGCATCCATTTATATTTCTGAAAAACTTAATCATAGCTATGGATACCTTTCAAACCTGTTTTCTGAGGTGGCCTATACATCCATTGAGAACTTTGTCATTCTCCAAAAAATAGAACATGCCAAGGCATTGATCATAAGAAATAAACAAAGTCTTACAGAGATCGCCCATAAGTTGAATTATTCCAGTGTGGCCCATTTGAGTACACAATTTAAAAATACGACAGGAATTACACCCTCCCAGTTTCAAAAGATCATAGGAAAAAGAAGAAGAGCGCAAAGCGTAGAAACAAACCCTAAAATGCAGTATGAATAA
- a CDS encoding response regulator: protein MNKEFLNVIVTDNDENTLIFFKTIFKELKISIKVQCFSNGKNLMEYLNNDDAVVPEIVFINYSIPGKNSLECIDEIKIQPKFSNMVTTIYYDQITENEIEDIFVKGTNICMKKPADFEKLKKVLADIITINWQYHTSGLNRDHFILKV from the coding sequence ATGAATAAAGAATTTCTGAACGTAATAGTAACAGATAACGATGAAAACACCTTAATTTTTTTTAAAACTATATTTAAAGAGCTCAAAATTTCTATAAAGGTTCAGTGTTTCAGTAACGGTAAAAACCTCATGGAGTATTTGAATAATGACGATGCAGTTGTTCCTGAAATAGTTTTTATTAACTACAGTATTCCCGGGAAGAATAGCTTGGAATGCATAGATGAGATTAAGATACAGCCAAAGTTCAGTAATATGGTAACAACTATTTACTATGACCAAATTACGGAAAATGAAATAGAAGATATCTTTGTGAAAGGAACAAATATCTGTATGAAAAAACCTGCCGATTTTGAAAAGTTAAAAAAGGTACTTGCGGATATTATTACCATCAATTGGCAATACCATACCTCCGGATTGAATAGAGATCATTTTATCCTTAAGGTATGA
- a CDS encoding glucose 1-dehydrogenase, producing the protein MEISLRNQVAIVTGASSGIGSGIAKSLASAGAVVVINHSSPRSLEEAQSVLKEITDAGGKGITYQCDVSQEDQVIKMFQDVVSQLGTVDILVNNAGIQKDAKFTEMTMDQWNAVIGVNLTGQFLCAREAIKEFLRRGIVPERSVACGKIIHISSVHEIIPWAGHANYAASKGAVRMLMQTLAQEYGADKIRVNSICPGAIQTPINQNAWSTPEALNSLLTLIPYNRIGQPKDIGNLAVFLASDLADYITGTSIFVDGGMTTFESFSTGG; encoded by the coding sequence ATGGAAATATCACTTCGCAATCAGGTGGCCATCGTTACCGGAGCATCCAGTGGAATTGGTTCCGGTATAGCAAAATCATTGGCTTCGGCAGGTGCTGTAGTCGTCATCAATCATTCTTCACCAAGATCTTTGGAAGAGGCACAATCAGTATTAAAAGAAATTACAGATGCGGGAGGAAAGGGCATTACCTATCAATGTGATGTTTCTCAGGAGGATCAGGTGATCAAAATGTTTCAGGATGTGGTTTCACAATTGGGAACAGTTGATATTCTGGTGAATAATGCAGGTATTCAAAAGGATGCCAAATTCACAGAAATGACCATGGATCAATGGAATGCCGTGATTGGAGTTAACCTTACCGGACAGTTTCTTTGTGCAAGAGAGGCTATCAAGGAGTTTTTGCGCCGGGGTATTGTTCCGGAACGCTCCGTAGCATGCGGAAAGATTATCCACATCAGTTCTGTGCATGAAATTATTCCCTGGGCGGGACATGCCAACTATGCAGCCAGTAAAGGAGCGGTCAGAATGCTGATGCAGACGCTGGCTCAGGAATATGGTGCAGACAAAATTCGTGTTAATTCTATTTGTCCGGGAGCCATTCAGACCCCAATCAATCAAAATGCATGGAGTACACCGGAAGCACTCAATTCCCTTCTCACTCTTATTCCTTACAACAGAATCGGACAACCAAAAGATATCGGAAACCTGGCCGTATTTCTGGCCAGCGATCTGGCAGATTATATTACCGGAACCAGCATCTTTGTGGATGGTGGAATGACGACGTTTGAAAGCTTCTCTACAGGAGGGTAG